The proteins below are encoded in one region of Micromonospora yangpuensis:
- a CDS encoding ACT domain-containing protein yields MPTSDTSQRLRVLPGRCTMELAADGSVPPAEWIALVRAPEGLTVIRPVAAGEKPAEGTWIALYTGDQAHPVDLPGMLSALLVPLAQAGVPVFVASTHHADLVLVPEDRRADALTALHDAGHTVAD; encoded by the coding sequence GTGCCAACCTCCGACACCAGCCAGCGACTGCGGGTGCTGCCCGGCCGATGCACGATGGAGCTGGCTGCCGACGGTTCCGTACCCCCGGCTGAGTGGATCGCCCTGGTCAGGGCCCCCGAAGGGCTCACCGTGATCCGGCCGGTGGCCGCCGGTGAGAAGCCCGCCGAGGGCACCTGGATCGCCCTCTACACCGGTGACCAGGCCCATCCGGTGGACCTGCCCGGCATGCTCTCCGCACTGCTCGTGCCGTTGGCGCAGGCCGGGGTGCCGGTCTTCGTCGCGTCCACCCACCACGCCGACCTCGTGCTGGTGCCGGAGGATCGGCGCGCCGACGCGCTGACCGCCCTGCACGACGCCGGTCACACCGTCGCCGACTGA
- the gntD gene encoding guanitoxin biosynthesis L-enduracididine beta-hydroxylase GntD, giving the protein MSKSTIEGSEQRHTAIARLTLSSAEREELTGLVDEALTGPQALPVEHQLGRLAVLAHRLPERVRETLTEFRLTGRPYGGLVLAGLPLDESALGPTPASYSEVTDRPELHRATALLALLASLLGDPFSFLSQQKGQLFLDVFPVTQHENDQLGSSSAVELDWHNEDAFHEDRADWIMLLCLRNHDLVPTTFATTEALPLDAETVRTLFARRFVILPDESHTASFNQATTGVTDDAMQQLAFDLIADLNTGKHQIPILTGDPQAPMIRIDPAFMQRDLGDEEAERAQQVLIDTFARRMTDVPLTTGELLVVDNKRAVHGRRPFKARYDGTDRWLRRTNITADLRRTEGRRGGSHGRAVV; this is encoded by the coding sequence ATGAGCAAGTCGACCATCGAGGGCAGCGAACAGCGGCACACAGCGATTGCTCGCCTCACTCTCTCCAGCGCTGAGCGCGAGGAGCTGACCGGCCTCGTCGACGAGGCGCTGACCGGACCGCAGGCGCTGCCCGTCGAACACCAGCTCGGTCGGCTCGCCGTGCTGGCCCACCGGCTGCCGGAGCGGGTCCGGGAGACGCTCACCGAGTTCCGGCTCACCGGCCGGCCGTACGGCGGTCTGGTGCTGGCCGGCCTGCCGCTCGACGAGTCGGCCCTCGGCCCCACCCCGGCCAGCTACAGCGAGGTCACCGACCGGCCGGAGCTGCACCGGGCGACCGCCCTGCTGGCGCTGCTCGCGTCGCTGCTCGGTGACCCGTTCTCGTTCCTCAGCCAGCAGAAGGGTCAGCTCTTCCTGGACGTGTTCCCGGTGACGCAGCACGAGAACGACCAGCTCGGTTCCAGCTCGGCGGTGGAGCTGGACTGGCACAACGAGGACGCCTTCCACGAGGACCGGGCGGACTGGATCATGCTGCTCTGCCTGCGCAACCACGATCTGGTGCCGACCACCTTCGCCACCACCGAGGCGCTGCCGTTGGACGCCGAGACGGTACGGACGCTCTTCGCCAGGCGCTTCGTCATCCTGCCCGACGAGTCGCACACCGCCTCGTTCAACCAGGCCACGACCGGGGTCACCGACGACGCGATGCAACAGCTGGCCTTCGACCTGATCGCCGACCTGAACACCGGCAAGCACCAGATCCCGATCCTGACCGGCGACCCGCAGGCCCCGATGATCCGGATCGACCCGGCCTTCATGCAGCGCGACCTGGGTGACGAGGAGGCGGAGCGGGCCCAGCAGGTCCTCATCGACACGTTCGCCCGGCGGATGACCGACGTGCCGCTGACCACCGGGGAACTGCTGGTCGTGGACAACAAGCGGGCGGTGCACGGCCGACGGCCCTTCAAGGCCCGCTACGACGGCACCGACCGCTGGCTGCGCCGTACCAACATCACCGCCGACCTACGGCGCACGGAGGGTCGACGCGGTGGCAGCCACGGCCGCGCCGTGGTCTGA
- a CDS encoding VOC family protein produces MPAVIRHVTIDCREPYALAQFWSVVTGFPLDTEDEPGDDECAVVPPDGGSPVLLFVQVPEAKAGKNRVHLDIAPRSGTRDEEVERLLGAGASLVDDRRKPDGKGWVVLADPEGNEFCVERGEAERANDKPSGT; encoded by the coding sequence GTGCCCGCCGTCATCCGTCACGTCACCATCGACTGCCGTGAGCCGTACGCCCTGGCCCAGTTCTGGAGTGTGGTCACCGGTTTCCCGCTCGACACCGAGGACGAGCCCGGCGACGACGAGTGCGCGGTGGTCCCGCCGGACGGGGGATCACCGGTGCTGCTCTTCGTGCAGGTGCCGGAGGCCAAGGCGGGCAAGAACCGGGTACACCTCGACATCGCGCCCCGCTCCGGCACCCGTGACGAGGAGGTCGAGCGGTTGCTCGGGGCCGGGGCCAGCCTGGTCGACGACCGGCGCAAGCCCGACGGCAAGGGCTGGGTGGTGCTGGCCGACCCCGAGGGCAACGAGTTCTGCGTCGAGCGCGGCGAGGCCGAACGAGCGAACGACAAGCCGTCCGGCACCTGA